TCGTAGAACTTGCTCCGGCCGATCCCCAGCCAGGCGATGAAGCGGCGCTGCGGAATCTCCGCCTTCTCTGACCACTTGTTCACGAAGTCCATGACGGTATCTCGCGTCTCATGGGGCACCCATGCCTTCCTCAGCGTGCCCCAAGATTTTTTTTTAAGGCCACGTGCTCCTCCATCAGCTCCGAGAGCACCTCGTCCTTGCGCTGCAGCTTCGCCTCCAGGAAGGCAATCCGCTGCTCCCGCGCCGTGGCCTCCGGCCGCGATGACCGTTCAAACGCCAAGGCCCCCTTCTCGAAGAAAACCTTCTGCCAGTCGTAAAACTGCGTCGGGTGAATCCCGGCCTCCTCACACAAGTCCGAGACGGGCACCTTCTCCAAGAGGTGCCGCCGAAGTACCTTGACCTTCTCTTCTGCTGTAAAATGACGCCGGTGCTTGTTCGTGTTCATGGATGGTTCCTCTTTGACCGTCTACATATTCTTCCCGGTCAGAGAGTCCATTTCCAGCTGGGGCGGAACAGTTCCGGCC
The sequence above is drawn from the Deltaproteobacteria bacterium genome and encodes:
- a CDS encoding transposase — protein: MNTNKHRRHFTAEEKVKVLRRHLLEKVPVSDLCEEAGIHPTQFYDWQKVFFEKGALAFERSSRPEATAREQRIAFLEAKLQRKDEVLSELMEEHVALKKNLGAR